Proteins encoded together in one Salvelinus namaycush isolate Seneca chromosome 26, SaNama_1.0, whole genome shotgun sequence window:
- the nsrp1 gene encoding nuclear speckle splicing regulatory protein 1 yields the protein MAAPSKQYGLIIPQKRASKTATLPRPSVFGDDSDEETSVGESLQKEALKKRMMKQTRLEMQKALEQDSSVYDYDGVYDDMQKQRLESSKKMLGGTDRKPKYINQLLQAVEERKKEQERRDERKIQKEREAEGEQFADKEAYVTSAYRQKLKERQEELEKEKREAAMEAALDVKKQKDLSGFYRHLLNQTVGEEAIPDRSVPRDQSSKEVKTEAPSPPPSPPSQDHVPSSHSDSEEGQDQKAGFSKPAPGAKRHYRQRSPSSGSGEEEREKDREREKKRHKERDRDQGRDRERVRERDREDRHGGRRDEKDGRKERGSEKGKEGEGKEGSEKGKEGEEESKVSKFVKRSSEQTVTSARDRYLARQMARSATKTYIEKEED from the exons ATGGCGGCACCTAGTAAACA GTACGGCCTGATCATACCCCAGAAGAGAGCGTCTAAGACAGCCACCTTGCCCAGACCCTCAGTATTTGGGGATGACTCTGATGAAGAG ACCTCGGTTGGGGAGAGTTTGCAGAAGGAGGCTCTGAAGAAGAGGATGATGAAACAG acacGTCTGGAGATGCAGAAGGCTCTAGAGCAGGACAGCAGTGTGTATGACTACGATGGTGTCTATGATGACATGCAGAAACAGAGGCTGGAGAGCAGCAAGAAAATGCTGGGAGGAACCGACAGGAAG ccAAAATACATCAACCAGCTGCTGCAAgcagtggaggagaggaagaaggagcaGGAacggagagatgagaggaagatccagaaggagagagaggcggagggagagCAGTTTGCAGACAAGGAGGCTTACGTCACctcagcctacagacagaaactcaaggagagacaggaggagctGGAAAAAGAAAAGCGAGAGGCAGCGATGGAGG cTGCTCTGGATGTGAAGAAGCAGAAAGACCTGAGTGGTTTCTACAGACACCTGCTGAACCAGACCGTAGGAGAGGAGGCCATACCAGACCGCTCTGTACCGAG GGATCAGAGTTCAAAGGAAGTCAAGACAGAAGCGCCATCCCCACCGCCTTCACCTCCCTCACAAGACCACGTCCCCAGTTCCCATAGCGACAGCGAGGAGGGGCAGGATCAGAAGGCAGGGTTCAGTAAGCCGGCCCCTGGTGCCAAACGCCACTACAGACAGAGGTCCCCTTCCTCTGGGAGTGGAGAAGAGGAgcgagagaaggatagagagagagaaaagaagagacacaaagagagagacagagaccaaggaagggatagagagagggtcagagagagagacagggaggacagGCATGGTGGACGGAGAGATGAGAAGGATGGAAGaaaggagagg gggtcagagaaggggaaggagggagaagggaaggaggggtcagagaaggggaaggagggagaagaggagagtaaaGTGAGTAAGTTTGTCAAACGCAGCAGTGAGCAGACCGTGACCTCAGCCAGAGACAGATACCTGGCCAGACAGATGGCACGCTCAGCCACCAAGACGTACATAGAGAAGGAGGAGGACTGA